From a single Bradyrhizobium sediminis genomic region:
- a CDS encoding transglutaminase-like domain-containing protein, producing the protein MTDILPDTIRRLYTDPGEYIDSDHPAVSHFAGAAAPPDASEREKASLLYRAVRDGIRYNPYVDMRAPETFRASSVLAAGVGYCVGKAALYAAACRVHGIPARVGFADVRNHLTTEKLRQSMGTDIFTWHGYTEVHVDGAWRKATPTFNATLCAKVGVHPLDFDGHSDALLHPFDGEGRTYMQYVCDHGSFHDVPAKFLMREMARDYAHMQGEDLSGRDMEREAVQG; encoded by the coding sequence ATGACCGACATTCTTCCCGACACGATCCGCCGCCTCTACACCGATCCCGGCGAATATATCGACAGCGACCATCCGGCCGTCAGCCACTTCGCCGGCGCCGCCGCTCCGCCTGACGCAAGCGAGCGCGAGAAGGCCAGCCTGCTCTACAGAGCGGTGCGCGACGGCATCCGCTATAACCCTTACGTCGACATGCGCGCGCCAGAGACGTTCCGGGCCTCGAGCGTGCTTGCGGCCGGGGTCGGCTATTGCGTGGGCAAGGCGGCGCTTTATGCGGCCGCCTGCCGCGTCCACGGCATTCCCGCCCGTGTCGGATTCGCCGACGTGCGCAACCACCTCACGACCGAGAAGCTGCGCCAGAGCATGGGCACCGACATCTTCACCTGGCACGGCTACACCGAAGTCCATGTCGACGGCGCCTGGCGCAAGGCCACCCCGACCTTCAACGCCACGCTGTGCGCCAAGGTCGGCGTGCATCCGCTCGATTTCGACGGCCACAGCGACGCGCTGCTGCATCCCTTCGACGGCGAGGGCCGGACCTACATGCAATATGTCTGCGACCACGGCTCGTTCCACGACGTTCCCGCCAAATTCCTGATGCGCGAGATGGCGCGCGACTACGCCCACATGCAGGGCGAGGACCTCTCGGGCCGCGACATGGAACGGGAAGCGGTGCAAGGTTGA
- the maiA gene encoding maleylacetoacetate isomerase, protein MKFFSFWRSLASFRVRIALNLKGLPAEIVFVDIDADAHRADDYRKVNPQMALPALVEDDGTTLFQSLAIIEYLDETHPAPPLLPADPRGRARVRALALMVACEGHPLLVPRVRRYLDHELNLRETQQAAWRRHWTTETLAALEAILANDKATGRFCHGDTPTLADICMVGHVSVALTQQIDLKPWPIVKRIFETAMALPAFAAAHPLAQPDTPEAMRVRK, encoded by the coding sequence ATGAAATTCTTTTCCTTCTGGCGATCGCTGGCGAGTTTTCGCGTTCGCATCGCGCTCAATCTCAAGGGCCTGCCGGCCGAAATCGTATTCGTCGATATCGACGCCGACGCGCACCGCGCCGATGACTACCGCAAGGTCAATCCGCAGATGGCGCTGCCGGCGCTGGTCGAGGACGACGGCACCACCCTGTTCCAGTCGCTCGCGATCATCGAATATCTCGACGAGACCCATCCCGCCCCGCCGCTATTGCCGGCCGATCCGCGCGGCCGCGCCAGGGTGCGCGCGCTGGCGCTGATGGTCGCCTGCGAAGGCCATCCGCTCCTGGTGCCGCGGGTGCGGCGCTATCTCGATCACGAACTGAATCTGCGGGAGACCCAGCAAGCGGCGTGGCGGCGGCACTGGACGACGGAGACGCTGGCCGCGCTGGAAGCCATTCTCGCCAACGACAAGGCCACCGGCCGCTTCTGCCATGGCGACACGCCGACGCTCGCCGACATCTGCATGGTCGGCCACGTCAGCGTGGCGCTGACCCAGCAGATCGATCTCAAACCCTGGCCCATCGTGAAGCGCATCTTCGAGACCGCGATGGCGCTGCCGGCCTTTGCGGCCGCGCATCCGCTGGCCCAGCCGGATACGCCGGAGGCGATGCGGGTGAGGAAGTGA
- a CDS encoding ParA family protein — protein sequence MKSIAVFNNKGGVGKTTLLCNLAAFLALEKGKKVLVIDADPQCNATQLTFTDDETEELYEKNDAFTIYSIIHPLSLGKGYNRQVSTKERADFGFDILIGDPRLSLKEDLLARDWSSGLGGEGRGIRTGYLFSELLTRCTQYDYVFFDVGPSLGSINRSVLLACDYFVSPMTIDIFSLKAVENIRISIETWKKQLATALDNLQDKDALPDGIAQEMRIRFAGYVTQQYKARTDGQGGLVAVKAYERIMKKVGPVIKTNFVDKLQPDYNKLKYQLGTIPNLFSLIPMAQFARRPIFALRSSDGVRGAHFSKVKESYDLFEGIAERFETNLQSLG from the coding sequence ATGAAATCGATAGCGGTTTTCAACAACAAGGGTGGCGTAGGGAAAACCACCCTTCTTTGCAATCTTGCAGCCTTTCTGGCTCTCGAAAAAGGCAAGAAGGTCCTTGTCATCGACGCCGATCCCCAATGTAACGCCACACAACTAACCTTCACTGATGATGAAACTGAGGAACTTTACGAGAAGAACGACGCCTTCACGATCTACAGCATCATTCACCCTCTCTCTCTCGGGAAGGGCTACAATCGACAGGTAAGCACAAAAGAGCGCGCCGATTTCGGCTTCGACATTTTGATTGGCGATCCCCGGCTTTCGCTAAAGGAGGACTTGTTAGCGAGAGACTGGAGCAGCGGATTAGGAGGCGAAGGTCGAGGAATTAGGACCGGTTATCTGTTTTCAGAACTACTAACACGATGCACTCAATATGATTACGTCTTCTTTGATGTCGGCCCCTCGTTAGGATCAATCAATAGATCCGTTCTTCTTGCTTGCGACTATTTTGTAAGCCCGATGACCATAGACATATTCAGTCTCAAGGCGGTCGAAAATATTCGAATTTCGATTGAGACGTGGAAAAAGCAACTCGCAACGGCCTTAGACAATCTTCAAGATAAAGATGCCCTGCCTGATGGGATCGCTCAAGAGATGCGAATTAGATTCGCGGGCTATGTTACTCAGCAATACAAGGCTAGGACTGATGGGCAAGGAGGGCTCGTTGCGGTCAAAGCTTATGAGCGAATCATGAAGAAGGTGGGGCCAGTCATAAAGACGAACTTCGTCGACAAGCTTCAGCCAGACTACAACAAACTAAAATATCAACTCGGCACGATTCCGAATCTGTTCAGCCTAATTCCAATGGCGCAGTTTGCTCGGCGGCCAATCTTTGCTCTTCGCTCAAGCGACGGCGTGAGGGGCGCACACTTTTCTAAAGTAAAAGAGTCCTACGATCTCTTCGAAGGCATTGCCGAACGCTTTGAGACGAATTTGCAGAGCTTAGGATGA
- a CDS encoding SDR family NAD(P)-dependent oxidoreductase, translated as MKSTPFDLTGKVAVVTGSSRGIGRSSAELLAKLGAKVVISSRKADACEEVAAGIRKAGGDAHVIPCNISRREEVEALIAGTTRHYGKIDILVCNAAVNPYYGPLLDIKDEAFDKIMNSNVKSNIWLCALAIPQMAARGNGSVVIVSSIGGLRGSTVIGAYGISKAADFALCRSLAGEWGPKGVRVNCVAPGLIKTDFAKALWEDEERLKRRCATTPLRRIGEPDEIAGAVAYLGSDASSFMTGQTIVVDGGVTTASV; from the coding sequence ATGAAAAGCACCCCGTTCGATCTCACCGGCAAGGTCGCCGTCGTCACCGGCTCCAGCCGTGGCATCGGCCGCTCATCGGCCGAATTGCTGGCGAAGCTCGGCGCCAAGGTGGTGATTTCGAGCCGCAAGGCCGACGCCTGCGAGGAAGTGGCCGCGGGCATTCGCAAGGCGGGCGGCGACGCCCACGTCATTCCCTGCAACATCTCGCGCCGCGAGGAAGTCGAGGCGCTGATCGCGGGCACCACCAGGCATTACGGCAAGATCGACATCCTGGTCTGCAACGCCGCGGTCAATCCCTATTACGGCCCGCTGCTCGACATCAAGGACGAGGCTTTCGACAAGATCATGAACTCCAACGTCAAGAGCAACATCTGGCTCTGCGCGTTGGCAATCCCGCAGATGGCGGCACGGGGCAACGGCTCGGTGGTGATCGTCTCCTCGATCGGCGGATTGCGCGGCTCGACCGTGATCGGCGCCTACGGGATTTCCAAGGCGGCGGATTTTGCATTATGCCGCAGCCTCGCCGGCGAATGGGGCCCGAAGGGCGTGCGCGTCAATTGCGTCGCGCCGGGCCTGATCAAAACCGATTTCGCCAAGGCGTTGTGGGAAGACGAAGAACGCCTGAAGCGCCGCTGCGCCACCACACCCTTGCGCCGGATCGGCGAGCCCGACGAAATCGCCGGCGCCGTCGCCTATCTCGGCTCCGACGCCTCGAGCTTCATGACCGGCCAGACCATCGTGGTGGATGGTGGCGTGACGACGGCATCGGTGTAG
- the glpK gene encoding glycerol kinase GlpK translates to MSFVLAIDQGTTSSRAIVFRSDISIAATAQAEFPQHFPASGWVEHEPEDIWTSTIATCREALKKAGVTAKDIAAIGITNQRETTVVWDRATGQAIHRAIVWQDRRTADICAKLKAEGHEPAIAGKTGLIVDPYFSGTKVAWILDHVPGARERAMRGELLFGTVDCYLLWRLTGGKAHATDATNASRTLLFNIHTGQWDDDLLKLLRVPRSMLPEVKDSSHHFGDSVPELFGGAIAISGIAGDQQAATIGQACFAPGMMKSTYGTGCFALLNTGATPVASKNKLLTTIAYQLNGQRTYALEGSIFVAGSAVQWLRDGLGIIKQASETGPLADKSDSMQSVYLVPAFVGLGAPYWNPRVRGALFGLTRNTGPAELAHAALESVCYQTFDLWAAMRADWPDAKAAHVVLRVDGGMTASDWTMQRLADLLDAPVDRPMIQETTALGAAYLAGLAAGVYPEPAKFADNWRLEHRFKPAMSAATRERKLAGWARAVKGLLASDEGEVYL, encoded by the coding sequence ATGTCCTTTGTGCTGGCCATCGATCAGGGCACCACATCCTCGCGCGCCATCGTGTTTCGCAGCGACATCTCGATTGCCGCCACGGCGCAAGCTGAATTCCCGCAGCATTTTCCGGCCTCGGGCTGGGTCGAGCACGAGCCGGAGGACATCTGGACCTCGACCATTGCGACCTGCCGCGAGGCGCTGAAGAAAGCCGGCGTCACCGCGAAGGATATCGCCGCCATAGGGATCACCAACCAGCGCGAAACGACCGTGGTGTGGGACCGCGCCACCGGACAGGCGATCCACCGCGCCATCGTCTGGCAGGACCGCCGCACCGCCGACATCTGCGCCAAATTGAAGGCCGAAGGCCATGAGCCGGCGATAGCAGGCAAAACCGGCCTGATCGTCGATCCCTATTTCTCCGGCACCAAGGTCGCCTGGATCCTCGACCACGTCCCCGGCGCCCGCGAACGCGCGATGCGCGGCGAGCTCCTGTTCGGCACCGTCGATTGTTACCTCTTGTGGCGGCTGACCGGCGGCAAGGCGCACGCGACCGACGCCACCAACGCCTCGCGCACGCTGCTGTTCAACATCCACACCGGGCAGTGGGACGATGATCTCCTGAAGCTCTTGCGGGTGCCGCGCTCGATGCTCCCGGAGGTGAAGGATTCCTCGCACCATTTCGGTGACAGCGTGCCCGAATTGTTCGGCGGCGCGATCGCGATCTCCGGCATCGCCGGCGACCAGCAGGCCGCCACCATCGGCCAGGCCTGCTTTGCGCCGGGCATGATGAAGTCGACCTACGGCACCGGCTGCTTCGCGCTGCTCAACACCGGCGCCACGCCGGTCGCCTCGAAGAACAAGCTGCTCACCACCATCGCCTATCAATTGAACGGCCAGCGCACCTACGCGCTCGAAGGCTCGATCTTCGTCGCCGGCTCCGCGGTGCAGTGGCTGCGCGACGGGCTCGGCATCATCAAGCAGGCCAGCGAGACCGGCCCGCTCGCCGACAAGTCCGATTCGATGCAGTCGGTCTACCTGGTGCCGGCCTTCGTCGGCCTCGGCGCCCCCTACTGGAATCCGCGGGTGCGCGGCGCGCTGTTCGGTCTCACCCGCAACACCGGCCCCGCCGAACTCGCCCATGCCGCGCTCGAAAGCGTCTGCTACCAGACCTTCGACCTGTGGGCCGCGATGCGCGCCGACTGGCCGGATGCCAAGGCCGCCCATGTCGTGCTCCGCGTCGACGGCGGCATGACCGCCTCGGACTGGACCATGCAGCGCCTCGCCGATCTCTTGGACGCGCCGGTCGACCGCCCGATGATCCAGGAAACCACCGCGTTAGGCGCCGCCTATCTCGCCGGCCTCGCCGCCGGCGTCTATCCCGAACCGGCAAAATTCGCCGACAACTGGCGGCTGGAACATCGCTTCAAGCCGGCGATGTCTGCTGCGACGCGCGAGCGCAAGCTGGCGGGCTGGGCGCGGGCGGTGAAGGGGCTGCTGGCGAGCGATGAGGGGGAGGTTTATCTCTGA
- a CDS encoding glutathione S-transferase family protein, whose translation MILIGQYDSPFVRRVAIALRLYGLPYEHRPWSTFGDADKIAAFNPLRRVPTLVLDDGEVLIESSAILDYLDELVGPEKAMIAGKGPARRHALKICALGSGLADKAVSLIYERVLRKDQLELWVERCQAQIGGVLDLLEKERAAVATPYWFGERIGHADIMVACALRFTSEAHPALFPAARYPALTAHAEACEALEPFRKVVQKLDPPKG comes from the coding sequence ATGATCCTGATCGGCCAATACGACTCCCCCTTCGTCCGCCGCGTGGCGATTGCGCTGCGGCTTTATGGCCTGCCCTATGAGCACCGGCCGTGGTCGACCTTCGGCGACGCCGACAAGATCGCAGCCTTCAATCCGCTGCGGCGGGTGCCGACCTTGGTGCTCGATGACGGCGAGGTGCTGATCGAGAGCAGCGCGATACTGGATTATCTCGACGAACTGGTCGGGCCGGAAAAGGCGATGATCGCGGGAAAGGGTCCGGCGCGCCGCCATGCTTTGAAAATCTGCGCGCTCGGCAGCGGGCTTGCCGACAAGGCGGTCAGCCTGATCTACGAGCGGGTGCTGCGCAAGGATCAGCTGGAGCTGTGGGTCGAGCGCTGCCAGGCCCAGATCGGCGGCGTGCTCGACCTGCTGGAAAAGGAGCGCGCCGCGGTGGCGACGCCGTACTGGTTCGGGGAGCGGATCGGTCACGCCGACATCATGGTGGCCTGCGCGCTGCGCTTTACGAGCGAGGCGCATCCGGCGCTGTTCCCGGCCGCGCGTTATCCGGCGCTGACGGCGCACGCCGAAGCTTGCGAGGCGCTGGAGCCGTTCCGGAAAGTCGTGCAGAAGCTCGATCCGCCGAAGGGGTGA
- a CDS encoding SIR2 family NAD-dependent protein deacylase — protein MIQWPDQLVTDIARRRAVLMIGSGISRHSVGQNGSRPPTWHGFLEAALDQCEPKPPHIKKAIQRGQYLDACEWLKKHIDDGWVPFLRQSFVEPKFQTAEIHKLLYQLDCRIVLTPNFDLIYDGYAVSESQQTILVKNYDDADIIDGIRRNDRLVLKAHGSIHEPAKMIFTRSDYALARTKYAGFYSLLDALVNTNTVLIVGAGLDDPDFQLLFEDSAAEFSSGLPHYMTSGDNFHADMIATIRQTRNIKTLAYSPKKNHAELVASLTELVKLVGDKRVLLTRTMDW, from the coding sequence ATGATCCAGTGGCCCGATCAGTTAGTTACTGACATCGCACGACGTAGAGCCGTGCTGATGATCGGTTCAGGAATATCGAGACATTCCGTCGGACAAAATGGTTCTCGCCCACCAACTTGGCACGGATTTTTGGAAGCAGCTCTGGATCAATGCGAGCCCAAGCCCCCACACATAAAGAAGGCCATTCAACGGGGACAATACCTTGACGCCTGCGAATGGTTGAAAAAGCATATTGACGACGGATGGGTGCCTTTTCTTCGTCAATCTTTCGTTGAGCCAAAATTTCAGACTGCTGAAATTCATAAACTGCTTTACCAACTTGACTGTCGAATAGTCTTAACTCCGAATTTCGACCTCATTTATGACGGGTACGCCGTCTCAGAGTCTCAACAAACTATCTTGGTAAAGAACTACGACGATGCAGATATCATCGACGGAATCCGCCGAAACGATCGGCTCGTATTGAAAGCGCACGGCTCAATCCATGAACCAGCTAAAATGATTTTTACGCGGAGCGACTATGCGCTGGCGCGAACAAAATATGCCGGCTTCTATTCTCTCTTAGATGCGCTAGTTAATACCAATACTGTGCTGATTGTCGGCGCTGGATTGGACGATCCGGATTTCCAATTACTTTTCGAAGATAGCGCGGCAGAATTTTCATCTGGACTACCGCATTATATGACTTCAGGAGACAATTTTCATGCCGATATGATCGCCACGATAAGACAGACGCGGAATATAAAAACTCTCGCATACTCACCCAAGAAGAATCATGCAGAGTTGGTCGCCTCTTTGACGGAATTGGTTAAACTTGTCGGCGACAAGCGTGTGTTACTAACGCGAACGATGGACTGGTGA